A genomic segment from Elusimicrobiota bacterium encodes:
- a CDS encoding S41 family peptidase, whose product MRKIFFIFPLLFLLSCSSHKLNPDEIVNIFKRHSYAETDFAALQRSLAGEGMSALAEIDPRAAIIDPKKRPERDYPAPVNTGCGLLVFRTGGKILAAKVFEGSSAFLAGIREGDALLALDGKEVPSLSDAQVNRLLFGSSGGGFSVRFEKKGGGASEVKLTRDFGLYPNVWGFVPPGSNTGYVRIMTFSMKASAFLKKQLASLEQSGVKELTLDVRHNSGGSLEELAGALGLFSDGKKLLFKAVSRHPGYTRDFAPRAAGAYSGMKMHVLADSHTLSRAEIFAASLKEMTGALIIGSATAGDVSITKTFRLSDGRGLKLTVARMFPPSGLELEGSGLVPDIAAPEYGESEGLGFDLPAACLNSDPAFMKAVEK is encoded by the coding sequence ATGCGCAAGATTTTTTTTATTTTTCCGCTTTTATTCCTTTTAAGCTGCAGCAGCCATAAATTAAATCCTGACGAAATAGTGAACATATTCAAAAGGCACAGCTACGCCGAAACGGACTTTGCGGCGCTGCAGCGCTCTCTGGCCGGGGAGGGCATGTCGGCGCTGGCGGAAATAGATCCCCGTGCGGCTATAATAGATCCCAAAAAAAGGCCTGAGCGCGATTATCCGGCCCCTGTAAATACAGGCTGCGGGCTTTTGGTTTTCAGGACGGGTGGTAAAATTTTGGCGGCCAAGGTTTTTGAGGGCTCAAGCGCTTTTTTGGCGGGGATAAGGGAAGGTGACGCCTTGCTCGCGCTTGACGGGAAAGAAGTTCCCTCCCTTTCCGACGCGCAGGTAAACAGACTGCTTTTCGGCTCCTCCGGCGGCGGCTTCTCGGTCCGGTTTGAAAAAAAGGGCGGGGGTGCTTCCGAGGTTAAACTCACGCGTGATTTCGGGCTTTACCCCAATGTATGGGGCTTTGTGCCGCCCGGTTCCAATACCGGCTATGTCAGAATAATGACATTTTCAATGAAAGCCTCCGCTTTCCTGAAAAAACAGCTCGCCTCTTTAGAGCAATCGGGCGTAAAAGAGCTGACGCTTGACGTGCGGCATAATTCTGGCGGTTCGCTTGAGGAGCTTGCGGGCGCGCTGGGTCTTTTTTCCGACGGAAAAAAGCTCCTGTTCAAAGCCGTGTCCCGCCATCCCGGCTACACCAGGGATTTCGCCCCGCGCGCAGCCGGAGCCTACTCCGGCATGAAAATGCATGTTCTGGCCGATTCGCATACGCTTTCAAGGGCCGAGATCTTTGCCGCGTCCCTGAAAGAAATGACGGGCGCTTTAATAATCGGCTCCGCGACCGCGGGAGATGTTTCCATAACGAAAACTTTCCGCCTCTCGGACGGCCGCGGCCTTAAGCTTACCGTGGCAAGAATGTTCCCTCCTTCGGGCCTTGAGCTTGAAGGCAGCGGCCTTGTCCCCGACATCGCGGCCCCCGAATACGGCGAGTCCGAAGGTCTCGGTTTTGACCTGCCCGCCGCCTGCCTGAACTCAGACCCCGCCTTCATGAAAGCTGTTGAAAAATAG
- a CDS encoding response regulator transcription factor: MPTAKKIVTVLIADDQTLFREGIKDLLEDQKGISVVGEATTGPEVVALAKKLKPDVILMDIKLPQMDGMAATRIIHKECPNTNVLILSSYEDEAHITEAIQAGANGYLSKMLPASELVHALTTFNSEGVMIPQPIMGKLIAGLRQMGTPGYEGAPDSLTATEIKVMALLGKGQSNKEIAQQLGCSVKTIKNHLNSVFQKLGVNNRTEAVVKAIEKGLISAEDGR, from the coding sequence ATGCCAACTGCAAAAAAAATAGTAACCGTGCTCATAGCCGACGACCAGACCCTTTTCAGGGAAGGAATCAAAGATTTGCTTGAAGATCAAAAAGGGATTTCAGTAGTGGGGGAAGCCACAACCGGGCCCGAAGTGGTGGCTCTCGCAAAAAAACTCAAGCCCGATGTGATTTTAATGGATATCAAGCTGCCGCAAATGGACGGCATGGCCGCCACCCGCATTATCCACAAGGAATGCCCGAATACGAATGTGCTTATCCTGTCCAGTTATGAAGACGAAGCCCACATCACCGAGGCCATACAGGCGGGCGCCAACGGCTATCTCTCAAAGATGCTGCCGGCTTCCGAGCTGGTTCACGCTTTGACCACTTTCAACAGCGAAGGCGTTATGATCCCCCAGCCCATAATGGGCAAGCTTATCGCGGGACTCCGGCAGATGGGCACTCCAGGCTACGAGGGCGCGCCAGATTCTCTTACCGCCACCGAAATAAAGGTGATGGCTCTGCTCGGCAAAGGCCAGTCAAACAAGGAAATAGCGCAGCAGCTCGGTTGCAGCGTGAAGACAATAAAAAACCACTTAAACAGCGTCTTCCAGAAGCTGGGCGTCAATAACAGGACAGAAGCCGTGGTAAAGGCCATTGAAAAGGGACTTATCTCGGCGGAGGACGGCCGCTAA
- a CDS encoding ATP-binding protein, with the protein MESKILIVDDDAHLRETLRDLLEMEGYKVFEAASGADAMKMVVSDFFHVILMDFNLTDKTGIEVIKDIRKLNTDSQILMMTAHASLDTAVRAIQESVYDFLIKPVDFNYLRRAIKKAEEKLYLEQENKRLMDSLKNNNCELDRLNNMKSKFMSMASHDLSNSLMTLQISFEMLASTIKPNEDQKKKMDFINTSIVQISRLIGDLVDWASIEQGKFRLEKNYFEMDKMVDEIVVGPKARASQKNIEVGTQLAAKGLRMVCADKRRITQVLLNLLENAVRHTQRGGKITVHVDPLEDAVCVSVEDTGEGIDPVELPKLFQSFYQPAGGKSPHGRLGLGLSIAREIVHTHDGKIWVESGGVGKGSAFKFTIPFAKEPPPAIPKEEEGVEKNQ; encoded by the coding sequence ATGGAAAGCAAAATTTTAATTGTTGACGACGACGCCCACCTGCGGGAGACCCTGCGCGATCTTCTTGAAATGGAGGGCTACAAGGTTTTTGAGGCCGCCAGCGGCGCCGACGCCATGAAAATGGTGGTGTCCGATTTTTTTCATGTCATACTGATGGATTTCAACCTCACCGACAAAACCGGCATAGAAGTGATAAAAGACATCCGCAAATTAAATACCGACAGCCAGATACTGATGATGACCGCCCACGCCTCGCTTGATACGGCGGTGCGCGCCATACAGGAATCCGTTTACGACTTCCTTATAAAGCCGGTGGATTTCAATTACCTGCGCCGCGCCATAAAAAAGGCCGAGGAAAAGCTTTACCTTGAGCAGGAAAACAAGCGCCTTATGGACTCGCTCAAGAATAATAACTGCGAGCTTGACCGCTTAAATAACATGAAATCCAAATTCATGTCCATGGCCTCGCATGACCTGTCAAATTCTCTGATGACCCTGCAAATAAGCTTTGAGATGCTGGCTTCCACCATCAAACCCAATGAAGACCAGAAAAAGAAAATGGACTTTATCAACACCAGCATAGTGCAGATCTCCCGCCTGATAGGGGACCTGGTGGATTGGGCCTCCATAGAACAGGGCAAATTCAGGCTGGAAAAGAATTATTTTGAAATGGATAAAATGGTGGATGAGATCGTGGTCGGTCCGAAGGCGCGGGCCTCGCAGAAAAACATAGAGGTGGGAACCCAGCTTGCCGCTAAGGGGCTTCGGATGGTCTGCGCCGATAAGCGCCGCATAACGCAGGTGCTTTTAAACCTGCTTGAAAACGCGGTCCGCCACACACAGCGCGGCGGCAAAATAACGGTGCACGTCGATCCTCTTGAGGACGCCGTTTGCGTTTCAGTAGAAGACACCGGCGAGGGAATAGATCCCGTGGAACTGCCGAAACTTTTTCAGAGTTTTTACCAGCCGGCGGGCGGCAAGTCGCCGCACGGCCGCCTGGGACTTGGTCTTTCCATCGCGAGAGAAATAGTGCACACCCACGACGGAAAGATCTGGGTGGAAAGCGGAGGCGTGGGTAAGGGCTCGGCTTTCAAATTCACCATACCTTTCGCCAAGGAGCCCCCCCCGGCAATTCCAAAAGAGGAGGAGGGGGTAGAGAAAAACCAGTAA
- a CDS encoding ATP-binding protein has product MTDVPKKKGRLFYKFLFIFLIVSLVPLSIVGYYLINLSQQTLNKAISRDQEALAVGFADTVSSYIINFRNVLFDAAHMEDFSSMNTGRQQALVNHIMQLHAVFLEISVIDASGQETVRIGRFVHDTQLRDFSNDAVFAKVMKTGEFIGGLEKYMGSYPAITMGIPIVNPVTNQGVGVLVAKMTLTGLSSILKTSFPETTHTQAAIIDSNGFLIAHSNSKEIYKPDAKLPDDILKILLQNDAKTGGGEIILESTGERVLGAFAEVTDLGWVIYIQRSVTVAYQASDDMLKRTWRMMAVVTVFVLFLGYAVSLIITQPIQSLRAAAIKLGEGDFDYLPDLSMPNDEIGELAHTFMQMSESLKVKTAEIMTAQEELHRLNRSLENRVEARTRELKSAQDELIKKERLAAIGQMASVVGHEIRNPLAVINNSTYFIKTKISAMQNMEPKIIKHISIIESEIRQANGIIDEILGFARTKELNPKLTHLNSYIDDLLMSFPVPAHIQVEKTLAPENPTVNIDTDEMTQALRNLIKNGIEVMPERGKVFVRTEIAAPDMVRIDVEDTGPGIPKETLEKIFAPFFTTKARGTGLGLAVVKKIADRHKGRVEVSSVVGKGTCFKIFIPLANSPVNK; this is encoded by the coding sequence ATGACCGACGTGCCAAAAAAGAAAGGCCGGCTTTTTTACAAGTTCCTTTTTATTTTTCTTATCGTTTCACTGGTGCCGCTTTCCATAGTAGGCTACTATCTTATAAATTTGAGCCAGCAAACCCTTAACAAAGCTATCTCGCGCGACCAGGAGGCTCTGGCGGTGGGATTCGCCGACACGGTTTCAAGCTATATCATAAATTTCCGCAACGTGCTTTTTGACGCCGCGCACATGGAGGATTTCTCCTCCATGAACACAGGCCGCCAGCAGGCGCTGGTCAATCACATCATGCAGCTGCACGCGGTGTTCCTTGAAATTTCCGTCATAGACGCCTCCGGCCAGGAAACGGTGCGCATCGGACGTTTCGTGCACGATACCCAGCTGCGCGATTTTTCAAACGACGCGGTGTTCGCGAAGGTGATGAAAACCGGGGAATTCATCGGCGGGCTTGAAAAGTATATGGGCTCCTACCCCGCCATAACCATGGGTATCCCGATAGTAAACCCCGTTACCAATCAGGGGGTGGGCGTACTGGTGGCCAAAATGACGCTTACCGGGCTTTCAAGCATTCTGAAAACCAGTTTCCCGGAAACCACCCACACGCAGGCGGCTATAATCGATTCCAACGGATTTTTGATCGCCCATTCCAACTCCAAAGAAATTTACAAGCCCGACGCCAAGCTCCCCGACGATATTTTAAAGATCCTCCTGCAAAATGACGCCAAAACAGGCGGCGGAGAGATAATACTTGAATCCACCGGCGAGCGGGTGCTGGGGGCTTTCGCCGAAGTCACGGACCTCGGCTGGGTGATCTACATACAGCGCTCGGTCACCGTCGCCTACCAGGCTTCGGACGATATGCTGAAGCGCACCTGGCGCATGATGGCGGTGGTTACGGTGTTCGTGCTTTTCCTGGGATATGCGGTGTCGCTGATCATTACCCAGCCCATACAGTCGCTCCGGGCCGCGGCCATAAAACTGGGCGAGGGGGATTTTGACTACCTGCCTGACCTTTCAATGCCGAACGACGAAATAGGGGAGCTCGCGCACACTTTTATGCAGATGAGCGAATCATTGAAAGTCAAGACCGCCGAAATAATGACGGCCCAGGAAGAGCTTCATCGCCTGAACCGCAGCCTTGAAAACCGGGTGGAGGCGCGCACAAGAGAATTGAAGTCGGCCCAGGACGAGCTGATCAAGAAAGAGCGGCTCGCTGCTATAGGCCAGATGGCCTCCGTTGTGGGCCATGAGATACGAAATCCGCTTGCCGTGATAAACAACTCCACTTACTTCATAAAGACCAAGATCAGCGCCATGCAGAACATGGAGCCCAAGATAATCAAACACATCTCCATCATAGAGTCGGAAATCAGGCAGGCGAACGGTATCATAGACGAAATCCTGGGTTTTGCCCGCACCAAAGAGCTTAATCCGAAGCTTACCCATCTCAATTCCTATATTGACGACCTGCTCATGTCTTTCCCGGTTCCGGCGCACATACAGGTCGAAAAAACGCTCGCGCCCGAGAATCCGACGGTCAATATCGACACCGACGAAATGACGCAAGCCCTGCGCAATCTCATCAAGAACGGCATAGAAGTAATGCCGGAGCGGGGCAAGGTGTTCGTGCGCACCGAAATTGCCGCCCCCGACATGGTAAGAATTGACGTTGAAGACACAGGCCCCGGCATTCCCAAAGAGACCCTTGAAAAAATATTCGCGCCGTTCTTTACCACCAAGGCCCGCGGCACGGGCCTGGGTCTTGCCGTTGTGAAAAAAATCGCCGACCGCCACAAAGGGCGCGTGGAAGTCTCAAGCGTGGTGGGCAAAGGCACCTGCTTCAAAATTTTCATCCCTCTTGCCAATTCCCCCGTAAATAAGTAA
- a CDS encoding response regulator transcription factor → MPAKKILIIDDDAHLRDSLAEVLDMEGFTCFEAGNAKTGIDSAKKNTPDVVIMDIQLPDSSGFQICQELRKMSKEFILIMMTGRFLSTEEKTQGFSLGADEYLTKPFDIAELCIRIRQLLTRKGK, encoded by the coding sequence ATGCCTGCAAAGAAAATTTTGATAATAGACGACGACGCGCATCTTCGCGACAGCCTGGCCGAGGTGCTTGATATGGAGGGCTTCACCTGCTTTGAGGCCGGCAACGCAAAAACCGGCATAGATTCCGCCAAAAAAAACACCCCGGATGTGGTTATAATGGACATACAGCTGCCCGATTCAAGCGGCTTTCAGATCTGCCAGGAGCTGCGCAAGATGTCAAAGGAGTTTATTCTCATTATGATGACGGGCAGGTTTTTGTCTACCGAAGAAAAAACCCAGGGTTTCAGCCTTGGGGCGGACGAATACCTTACCAAGCCATTTGACATCGCGGAGCTTTGCATAAGAATACGCCAGCTTCTCACAAGGAAGGGCAAATAA
- a CDS encoding response regulator transcription factor, translated as MKINIVFASKDLSRASLILEMLSRQGYCVVTAHRSREVMGMLSEKTFDLVIVGQNLADEEGLTFLRNLRAKNKNIPVIAILESPDTYLDHMPSGLNLETLAPHGPASGASRPAPKISYKLAFFQLGADECLSYSQDLHESMARIRAVVRRTVSTQPDEVLKLNEVDLNMSSYTVKISGKEITVTAKEFDLLYVFLSSPNRVLSRPYLIERVWGYNYFGSPRTVDVHVRRLRSKMGKAARYVHTVPCVGYKLVPNTK; from the coding sequence GTGAAAATAAATATTGTTTTTGCCTCAAAAGACCTGTCAAGGGCCTCGCTTATACTCGAAATGCTTTCACGGCAGGGTTACTGCGTGGTCACCGCCCATCGTTCGAGGGAAGTAATGGGAATGCTGTCCGAAAAAACATTTGATCTGGTAATAGTGGGCCAGAATCTGGCCGATGAGGAAGGCCTCACTTTCCTGCGCAATTTACGCGCGAAGAATAAAAATATCCCGGTTATAGCTATACTCGAATCTCCCGACACCTATCTTGACCATATGCCATCGGGGCTCAACCTTGAAACGCTGGCCCCCCACGGTCCCGCTTCAGGGGCCTCGCGCCCGGCGCCGAAGATCTCCTATAAGCTGGCGTTTTTTCAGCTTGGAGCCGACGAGTGCCTGTCTTACAGCCAGGATCTGCATGAAAGCATGGCCAGGATACGCGCCGTGGTCCGGCGCACCGTCTCAACCCAGCCTGACGAGGTGCTGAAGCTCAATGAAGTCGATCTTAACATGTCAAGCTACACCGTAAAAATTTCGGGCAAGGAAATAACCGTCACCGCCAAAGAGTTCGATCTGCTGTATGTTTTTCTCAGTTCTCCCAACAGGGTGCTTTCAAGGCCCTATCTTATAGAAAGAGTTTGGGGTTATAACTATTTTGGATCACCCCGCACCGTGGATGTGCATGTAAGGCGTCTGCGCTCAAAAATGGGCAAGGCCGCCAGGTACGTGCACACGGTCCCCTGCGTGGGATATAAGCTGGTGCCGAATACAAAATAA
- a CDS encoding type II secretion system F family protein gives MDKITGIFLFVISVSGSFAAFAAVQRFFSPREDSRSPISDISDMAGKETSVFNKLEGSKNVWDRLDLLLARSMGQEKKLEETYMLLGSPRSTDPLKMLHLKQILAVLLPALLFVPTQSPFVLIFVPLGFLLPNAAYYSRKIRARQEDIIRNFPTFVDLSALMIESGLDYMTAFTRIVNIAPVKTGLELEIERTINEVQLGYSRRDALRRLSLRTGLQEVRSFVGLIVQSDELGTSLVDLLRNYSTDMRFRRLNRAEKLAAQASTKMLIPLFIFIFPTVFILMLAPMISDLITGGMPF, from the coding sequence ATGGATAAAATTACCGGCATTTTTCTCTTTGTGATTTCGGTAAGCGGCTCTTTTGCGGCTTTCGCGGCTGTGCAGCGTTTTTTTTCCCCAAGGGAGGATTCACGCTCGCCGATTTCGGATATCAGCGACATGGCGGGAAAGGAAACTTCGGTTTTCAACAAACTGGAGGGCAGCAAAAATGTTTGGGACAGGCTGGACCTGCTTCTCGCGCGGAGCATGGGCCAGGAAAAAAAACTTGAGGAAACTTACATGCTTTTGGGCAGTCCCAGAAGCACCGATCCGTTAAAAATGCTGCACTTAAAACAGATTTTGGCCGTGCTCCTGCCGGCGTTGCTTTTCGTTCCTACCCAGTCTCCGTTTGTGCTTATTTTTGTGCCTCTCGGTTTTCTTTTGCCCAATGCCGCCTATTATTCAAGAAAAATACGCGCCCGCCAGGAAGATATTATAAGGAACTTTCCCACTTTCGTGGACCTCTCGGCTTTAATGATAGAGTCTGGGCTTGACTACATGACGGCTTTCACCCGCATAGTCAATATAGCTCCGGTTAAAACCGGGCTGGAGCTTGAAATAGAGCGTACCATAAACGAGGTGCAACTGGGATATTCCAGGCGCGACGCTCTGCGGCGCCTCTCGCTGCGCACCGGTCTCCAGGAGGTGCGTTCTTTTGTCGGACTTATCGTTCAATCCGACGAACTGGGAACGAGCCTCGTGGACTTGCTCAGAAATTATTCAACGGATATGCGTTTCCGCCGTCTTAACAGGGCCGAAAAGCTGGCGGCGCAGGCCTCCACCAAAATGCTTATACCGCTTTTTATTTTTATCTTCCCCACGGTATTCATCCTTATGCTCGCGCCCATGATAAGCGATCTGATAACAGGGGGAATGCCGTTCTAA
- a CDS encoding type II secretion system F family protein, translated as MKKLTAGILFLAVFAGKPASAGVFNRTEMSEVSCAAVKMQLFYYYLAPEKDPKILNYAIKCGGVASTVQMPKWLDTTVPEMVSKKVWHDPEEGDISEASLWQTPVSILYEYFELTRKTFPAEAGGAEIQPALLVKEYADIRIRFQMSLDRLYRARTRDYSMGDSMNGRGRAMMAEFNLMLKEMESIADAISSSNPRRYADAVTATAVFSQDSFSMLFGEPRKYEAPKRESRGGQILGSALTVFGVLLMFLAVRVFLALNDKKTDALVGDYAKKVTKWTDAFSRQFIAINVKYLVAVPTGIFALIGLLTFNPFAFLALSGLGFFVGLRTPNFVLNYMKVKRGKKIDGQLMDGLILLSNCLRSGLDVVQGFEMVSKDLVPPISDEFALVIKNYQLGMTFEKALGVMEDRVESRMLAYMIRAIVLQRQMGGNLTKVFERIVIDIREESKLEEKTKAMTAQQKIQSIVVGIMPWIMVSVMFMFQPETMMKFYGSPLGMATFIGCAIWIAIGMKVVSSLGKIRV; from the coding sequence ATGAAGAAGCTTACAGCGGGCATCCTTTTTTTAGCGGTTTTCGCCGGGAAACCGGCGAGCGCCGGAGTATTTAACCGAACGGAAATGTCCGAGGTGTCCTGCGCCGCGGTTAAAATGCAGCTTTTTTATTATTACCTCGCCCCCGAAAAAGATCCCAAAATACTCAACTACGCGATAAAGTGCGGGGGCGTGGCTTCCACTGTCCAAATGCCCAAATGGCTGGACACCACGGTGCCGGAAATGGTTTCAAAAAAAGTCTGGCATGACCCGGAAGAAGGGGATATCAGCGAAGCTTCCCTCTGGCAGACGCCGGTATCCATCCTTTATGAATACTTTGAACTTACCCGTAAAACCTTTCCGGCTGAGGCCGGCGGCGCGGAAATTCAGCCGGCGCTTTTGGTGAAGGAATACGCGGACATCCGCATCCGGTTCCAGATGTCGCTTGACCGGCTTTACCGGGCCCGAACGCGGGACTATTCCATGGGCGATTCCATGAACGGCCGCGGCCGCGCGATGATGGCGGAGTTTAACCTGATGCTGAAAGAAATGGAGTCCATAGCCGACGCCATCTCAAGCAGCAACCCCCGGCGTTACGCCGATGCCGTTACCGCCACCGCAGTGTTCTCGCAGGATTCTTTTTCCATGTTGTTCGGCGAACCGCGCAAGTATGAGGCGCCAAAACGCGAGTCAAGAGGGGGGCAGATCCTGGGTTCGGCTCTTACCGTGTTCGGCGTGCTGCTGATGTTTCTCGCTGTACGCGTTTTTTTAGCCCTCAACGACAAAAAAACCGACGCCCTGGTGGGCGATTACGCCAAAAAAGTCACAAAGTGGACCGATGCTTTTTCACGCCAGTTCATAGCAATAAATGTGAAATACCTGGTGGCTGTGCCGACGGGTATTTTTGCCCTCATCGGTTTGCTCACGTTTAATCCGTTCGCTTTCCTCGCCTTGTCCGGCCTCGGTTTTTTTGTGGGCCTGCGCACTCCGAATTTCGTGCTGAATTACATGAAGGTTAAGCGCGGAAAGAAAATTGACGGACAACTGATGGACGGCCTGATACTGCTCTCCAACTGTCTGCGTTCGGGCCTTGATGTGGTGCAGGGCTTTGAAATGGTTTCAAAAGACCTCGTTCCGCCGATATCGGACGAATTCGCCCTGGTTATAAAGAATTACCAGTTGGGCATGACTTTTGAAAAAGCGTTAGGCGTTATGGAAGATCGCGTGGAGAGCAGGATGCTGGCTTACATGATACGCGCCATTGTTCTTCAGCGCCAGATGGGCGGCAATCTGACCAAGGTTTTTGAAAGAATAGTGATAGACATCAGGGAAGAATCCAAGCTTGAGGAAAAAACAAAGGCCATGACGGCCCAGCAGAAGATACAATCCATAGTTGTGGGCATCATGCCCTGGATCATGGTGAGCGTCATGTTCATGTTCCAGCCTGAAACTATGATGAAATTTTACGGCAGTCCGCTCGGTATGGCGACCTTCATCGGCTGCGCCATCTGGATAGCTATAGGCATGAAAGTGGTTTCAAGCCTTGGCAAGATACGTGTGTAG
- a CDS encoding ATPase, T2SS/T4P/T4SS family, whose product MAENMDNQNTTPRVITFSGPKEGVGKTSIALNLALAWANYQKRNVLIIPLDPLCRQEHTAMLGVDPPSLAEIVRTIGRESVGAVGALLRGKIPISQWGVGVLPLSKKRQDVAKMSPELILPILSKLSQSFDLFIDVDSYFPMQIFAFDISDLVFWVTNSNVNALNASASAFREINELHFPMNRFEVVANLYDMPGAIGPKEVEKFFKQMGKDMLAFMPWEDSMPACANQNKLLIVEQPNTQWIRILRVLLGRLGELKPAEKQWVSSVSSQEFAHGSDMLWRQLEKTAPAASVADSKAPQANAGRVDVPPFWETLKMSVHRNVVAALETERVKISDDVAVNAETRKKVDLIINGLLQKETANPLTREQRVKFINELLDEILGLGPLEEIMRDPGITEIMVNSADRIYIEKAGKLTLTKYRFRSDEQIMQVIKRIVAPLGKRIDESVPYVDARLKDGSRVNAIISPLAISGPTLTIRRFSAKPFTDSELIRKGSISQTGVDFLKACVRLRKDIIISGGTGTGKTTFLNMLSNYIPEDERIVTVEDTAELRLQQDHWVRLESRPPNIEGKGEISIRDLVKNCLRMRPDRIVVGEVRGSEALDMLQAMNTGHEGSLATIHANTPRDALTRMEAMCLMAGADLPIWALREMISSAVHMIVQLTRFSDGTRKITSITEITGREENQILTHELFKYKQQGIDENGKVVGSFSATGDPPKFFNDFGTHGMQVPVDMFWTDEQRQQRTGKG is encoded by the coding sequence ATGGCAGAGAATATGGACAACCAGAATACTACTCCCCGGGTAATAACTTTTTCAGGCCCCAAGGAGGGCGTGGGAAAAACTTCTATTGCGCTCAATTTAGCTCTTGCCTGGGCCAATTATCAAAAGCGCAATGTGCTTATCATACCGCTTGATCCGCTGTGCCGTCAGGAGCATACCGCCATGCTGGGAGTTGATCCGCCGTCGCTGGCCGAAATTGTCCGGACGATCGGGCGGGAATCCGTGGGAGCCGTCGGCGCCCTGTTGCGCGGGAAAATACCTATTTCCCAGTGGGGCGTAGGTGTGCTGCCGCTGAGCAAAAAACGCCAGGATGTGGCCAAAATGTCGCCCGAGCTGATTTTGCCCATACTTTCAAAGCTTTCCCAGTCCTTTGATCTCTTTATAGATGTCGATTCCTATTTTCCCATGCAGATCTTCGCCTTTGACATTTCAGACCTGGTTTTCTGGGTCACCAACTCAAATGTCAATGCCCTGAACGCCTCCGCTTCGGCTTTCCGCGAAATCAACGAACTTCACTTCCCGATGAACAGGTTCGAAGTGGTGGCCAACCTTTATGACATGCCCGGCGCGATCGGCCCCAAGGAAGTTGAGAAATTCTTCAAACAGATGGGCAAGGATATGCTGGCTTTCATGCCCTGGGAAGACTCCATGCCCGCTTGCGCCAATCAGAACAAACTTTTGATAGTTGAACAGCCCAATACACAGTGGATACGGATACTGCGCGTTCTTCTTGGACGCCTTGGCGAACTGAAGCCCGCCGAAAAACAGTGGGTTTCAAGCGTTTCCTCGCAGGAATTCGCCCACGGTTCCGACATGCTTTGGCGGCAACTCGAAAAAACCGCGCCGGCCGCTTCTGTCGCGGACTCCAAGGCCCCGCAGGCCAACGCCGGAAGAGTGGATGTGCCGCCTTTCTGGGAAACGCTGAAAATGTCGGTGCACCGCAATGTGGTGGCCGCGCTTGAAACTGAGCGTGTGAAAATAAGCGACGACGTGGCCGTCAACGCGGAAACCAGAAAAAAAGTCGACCTTATCATCAACGGCCTCCTTCAAAAAGAAACCGCTAACCCGCTTACCAGGGAGCAGCGGGTTAAATTCATAAACGAGCTGCTTGACGAGATCCTGGGTCTCGGTCCCCTGGAAGAAATTATGCGCGACCCCGGCATAACCGAAATCATGGTGAATTCCGCGGACCGTATTTATATAGAAAAAGCCGGCAAGCTGACGCTCACTAAATACCGTTTCAGAAGCGACGAACAGATCATGCAGGTAATTAAAAGGATAGTGGCTCCGCTTGGCAAGCGCATAGACGAATCCGTTCCGTACGTGGACGCCCGCCTGAAAGACGGCTCGCGCGTGAACGCGATCATCTCGCCGCTCGCGATTTCGGGGCCGACGCTCACCATACGGCGTTTTTCCGCCAAACCTTTTACCGACTCCGAGCTTATAAGAAAAGGCAGTATTTCCCAGACGGGGGTTGATTTTTTAAAGGCCTGCGTAAGGCTGCGCAAGGACATTATTATCTCAGGCGGCACCGGCACCGGTAAAACCACTTTCCTTAACATGCTCTCAAACTATATCCCTGAAGACGAGCGCATAGTAACCGTTGAGGACACGGCCGAATTGCGTCTTCAGCAGGATCACTGGGTGCGCCTTGAGAGCCGCCCGCCCAACATTGAGGGCAAAGGCGAGATCAGTATACGGGATCTGGTAAAGAACTGTCTTCGTATGCGGCCCGACCGCATAGTGGTAGGCGAAGTCCGCGGTTCCGAGGCCCTGGATATGTTGCAGGCCATGAACACGGGCCATGAAGGGTCTCTTGCCACCATACACGCAAACACTCCGCGCGACGCTCTTACCCGCATGGAGGCCATGTGCCTTATGGCGGGCGCCGACCTACCTATTTGGGCGCTTCGGGAAATGATATCTTCGGCCGTGCACATGATAGTGCAGCTGACCCGCTTTTCCGACGGTACCAGGAAAATCACCTCCATAACCGAAATAACCGGCCGCGAAGAGAACCAGATACTGACGCATGAACTGTTCAAATACAAGCAGCAGGGGATAGACGAAAACGGAAAGGTTGTGGGCTCATTCAGTGCCACGGGCGATCCGCCCAAGTTCTTTAATGATTTCGGAACCCATGGTATGCAAGTGCCGGTGGATATGTTCTGGACGGATGAGCAGAGGCAGCAGCGCACAGGTAAAGGATAG